From Brevibacillus marinus, a single genomic window includes:
- a CDS encoding sugar-binding transcriptional regulator, which produces MRRLLEVQQKLLPDLIPVMRKRYELLQAIYHLQPIGRRALAQAMMTTERILRGEVDILKEAGLVDVSPVGMSCTAEGLRLIDQLAPLVDELFGLNELAQQLKQRLGVREVIVVQGDADSSQWVKRELGRVGARLLRQHVREGDVVAVTGGSTIASVADHLSPSAAFRTVQFIPARGGLGEKVELQANTLVSAMAMKAGGQYRLLHAPDRLSPDAYQSLMSDPQIADVLALLRSARIVIHGIGDALTMARRRKYTDAELAELLRAGAVSEAFGYYFDEAGRIVHRIPSLGLQLADVKRAEVVLSIAGGRSKAKAILSFSKQICENTLITDEGAARAMLAEEMT; this is translated from the coding sequence ATGCGCAGGTTGCTGGAAGTACAGCAAAAGCTTCTCCCGGATCTGATTCCCGTGATGCGGAAGCGGTATGAGCTGCTGCAGGCGATTTACCATCTGCAGCCGATCGGACGGCGCGCCCTGGCCCAGGCGATGATGACCACGGAGCGCATCCTGCGCGGCGAAGTCGACATCCTGAAAGAAGCAGGATTGGTTGACGTCTCGCCGGTGGGGATGAGCTGTACGGCCGAGGGGCTGCGCTTGATCGACCAGCTTGCGCCGCTGGTTGACGAGTTGTTCGGATTGAACGAACTGGCGCAGCAGCTGAAGCAGCGCTTGGGCGTTCGCGAGGTGATCGTGGTTCAGGGGGATGCCGACAGTTCGCAATGGGTGAAGCGAGAGTTGGGGCGAGTAGGCGCCCGGTTGTTACGGCAGCATGTCCGCGAAGGAGACGTGGTAGCCGTCACCGGCGGTTCGACGATCGCCAGCGTTGCCGATCACTTGTCTCCCTCCGCTGCATTCCGCACCGTGCAGTTCATCCCCGCCCGCGGCGGCCTGGGCGAAAAAGTGGAGCTGCAGGCCAATACGCTCGTTTCCGCGATGGCGATGAAAGCCGGCGGACAGTACCGGCTGCTGCACGCGCCGGACCGGCTCAGCCCGGACGCCTACCAATCGCTGATGAGCGATCCGCAGATCGCCGACGTGCTTGCTTTGCTCCGCTCGGCGCGCATCGTCATCCACGGGATCGGCGACGCGCTGACGATGGCCAGGCGGCGCAAGTACACCGATGCGGAATTGGCGGAACTGCTGCGGGCGGGTGCGGTATCGGAAGCATTTGGGTACTACTTTGACGAGGCGGGCCGCATCGTGCACCGCATTCCTTCGCTCGGTCTGCAGCTGGCCGATGTGAAACGGGCGGAGGTCGTGCTCTCGATTGCCGGCGGCCGCAGCAAAGCGAAAGCGATTCTCTCGTTCAGCAAGCAGATCTGCGAGAACACGCTGATTACGGACGAGGGAGCGGCGCGCGCCATGCTGGCGGAGGAGATGACCTAG
- a CDS encoding AtuA-related protein, which produces MKLKRKLYELAHCRAGDKGDTLTLSLFPYDERDYPLLCEQVTADKVKAHLQGIVKGEVTRYALPNLCALQFVCREALLGGVTTSLTLDTHGKSLSYALLEMEIEA; this is translated from the coding sequence ATGAAACTGAAACGGAAATTGTACGAGTTGGCCCACTGCCGCGCGGGAGATAAAGGGGATACGCTGACGCTGTCGCTGTTTCCCTACGATGAGCGGGACTATCCCCTGCTCTGTGAACAGGTCACGGCTGATAAGGTCAAGGCCCATTTGCAAGGGATCGTCAAAGGGGAGGTGACCCGCTACGCGCTGCCCAATCTTTGCGCGCTGCAGTTCGTCTGTCGGGAAGCGCTGCTGGGCGGGGTGACCACGTCGCTCACGCTGGATACGCACGGCAAAAGCCTCAGCTACGCGCTGTTGGAAATGGAGATCGAGGCGTGA
- a CDS encoding acyclic terpene utilization AtuA family protein, translated as MLRIGSGAGFAGDRLDPAVRLAEQGNLNYLVLECLAERTIALAQRRKLQNPATGYDSLLERRIAPLLPVIKKQRVRLITNMGAANPLAAADKIVELACQLQVPVKVAAVTGDDVADWIDPEQRVLESGKPISAYAPVISANAYLGAEALLPALESGADIIVTGRVADPSLFLAPMIHHYRWRLDDFTRLAQGTVVGHLLECAGQLTGGYFADPGVKDIPNMADLGFPYADVDEDGRATISKLEGTGGAITLATAREQLLYEVTDPLAYHTPDVIVDFSGIQLREVGPDRIEVFGARGREKPPTLKVSIGYRAGFRGEAEISYAGHNAQGRAELAGEIVRERLRQEVGEVRIDYIGSTSTHRKSFTPDVVPYEVRMRAAALTPTPELAARIGEEVEALYTNGPAGGGGVRRSVNEVIGIVSTLIPREKVATQVTIRELVP; from the coding sequence ATGTTGAGAATTGGTTCGGGCGCAGGTTTTGCAGGCGATCGGCTGGACCCGGCCGTACGCTTGGCGGAGCAGGGGAACCTGAATTATCTGGTGTTGGAGTGTCTGGCTGAACGGACCATCGCGTTGGCGCAAAGGCGAAAACTGCAAAATCCTGCGACGGGCTACGATTCCCTGCTGGAGAGACGAATCGCGCCGCTTTTGCCGGTGATCAAGAAACAGCGCGTCAGGCTGATCACCAATATGGGAGCGGCCAATCCGCTGGCGGCGGCGGACAAGATTGTGGAGCTGGCCTGCCAGCTGCAGGTTCCGGTGAAAGTGGCTGCGGTGACCGGAGATGACGTTGCGGACTGGATTGACCCCGAGCAGCGGGTGTTGGAGAGCGGCAAGCCGATCAGCGCCTATGCTCCGGTCATCTCCGCCAATGCCTACCTTGGTGCGGAAGCGCTGCTGCCCGCGCTGGAAAGCGGAGCGGACATCATCGTGACGGGACGCGTCGCCGATCCGTCGCTGTTTCTCGCTCCGATGATCCACCATTATCGCTGGCGGCTGGATGATTTCACGCGGCTCGCGCAGGGGACCGTCGTCGGCCACCTGTTGGAGTGCGCCGGTCAGCTCACCGGGGGGTATTTTGCCGATCCTGGTGTAAAAGACATACCCAATATGGCCGATCTCGGCTTTCCCTATGCCGATGTCGACGAGGACGGACGGGCGACGATCAGCAAGCTGGAAGGGACGGGCGGCGCGATTACCCTGGCCACGGCAAGAGAGCAGCTGCTCTATGAAGTGACCGATCCGCTCGCCTACCACACCCCCGATGTGATCGTCGACTTCAGCGGCATCCAACTGCGCGAAGTGGGCCCCGACCGGATTGAGGTGTTTGGCGCACGCGGCCGGGAAAAACCGCCGACGTTAAAAGTGAGCATCGGCTATCGGGCGGGCTTCCGCGGGGAGGCGGAGATTTCCTATGCGGGGCACAATGCCCAGGGGCGTGCCGAACTGGCCGGCGAGATCGTCCGCGAGCGGCTGCGGCAGGAGGTGGGGGAGGTACGGATTGACTATATCGGCAGCACCTCCACCCACCGGAAGTCATTCACCCCGGACGTGGTCCCCTACGAAGTTCGCATGCGGGCAGCCGCGCTTACACCGACGCCGGAATTGGCCGCGCGGATCGGCGAAGAAGTGGAGGCGCTGTACACCAACGGGCCGGCCGGCGGGGGCGGTGTGCGGAGGAGCGTAAACGAAGTGATTGGCATCGTCTCCACGTTGATCCCGCGGGAGAAAGTGGCCACACAGGTGACGATACGGGAGTTGGTTCCATGA
- a CDS encoding CitMHS family transporter produces MLALLGFLTIGLFLFLIMTKRVSVVVALVLVPIIFAVIGGFAPEMGKMMLEGVQKVAPTGIMVGFAVLYFGLMIDTGLFDPLITRMIRLVKGDPLKVAVGTAVITMIVALDGDGASTFMITISALLPLYLKLGMSRLVLSGIVCLGAGVMNIAPWGGPTARAMTVLHADSTQLFNPVIPAMIAGIIWVLVAAYLLGKQERKRLGILALHDEAVDVQLGSETGKRPQLFWFNLILTIVLIVSLVMGVLPLPILFMLAFAIALLVNYPKPDDQLERLTSHAGNVVLVTTMIFAAGIFTGILTGTKMIEAMATALVSIIPDALSAYLPLLVAITSMPLSLVFTPDAYYFGVLPILSETAANFGIDPLMIGRAAILGQMTTGFPLSPLTASTFILVGMAGVSLGEHQRFIFKWAFGTTIVMTIVAVLTGAITL; encoded by the coding sequence ATGCTAGCACTGTTGGGATTTCTCACGATTGGCCTTTTCCTTTTTCTCATTATGACCAAGCGAGTCTCGGTGGTGGTCGCCCTGGTGCTCGTGCCGATCATCTTCGCCGTCATCGGCGGATTTGCGCCGGAGATGGGCAAGATGATGCTGGAAGGAGTCCAGAAGGTGGCGCCGACCGGGATCATGGTCGGGTTTGCCGTCTTGTATTTTGGCTTGATGATCGATACAGGGCTGTTTGATCCGTTGATCACGCGCATGATCCGGCTGGTCAAGGGGGATCCGCTGAAAGTTGCGGTAGGGACTGCCGTGATCACGATGATCGTAGCCCTGGACGGTGACGGAGCATCGACGTTCATGATTACGATCTCCGCACTGCTGCCGCTGTACTTGAAACTGGGCATGAGCCGGCTTGTCTTGTCGGGAATCGTCTGCCTGGGTGCGGGTGTGATGAACATCGCCCCCTGGGGAGGCCCGACGGCGCGGGCGATGACCGTCCTCCATGCCGACTCGACGCAGTTGTTCAATCCGGTTATTCCGGCGATGATTGCCGGGATCATCTGGGTGCTGGTTGCCGCTTACCTGCTGGGCAAACAGGAGCGAAAACGGTTGGGCATTCTCGCGCTGCACGACGAAGCGGTGGACGTGCAGCTCGGCAGCGAAACCGGCAAACGGCCGCAGCTGTTCTGGTTTAACCTGATTCTGACGATCGTCCTGATTGTGTCCTTGGTCATGGGTGTCCTGCCGCTGCCCATCTTGTTCATGCTCGCGTTTGCGATTGCGCTGTTGGTCAATTACCCGAAACCGGACGATCAGCTGGAACGGCTGACCAGCCATGCCGGTAACGTGGTCCTGGTTACCACGATGATTTTTGCTGCCGGCATCTTCACCGGGATCCTGACCGGAACGAAAATGATCGAAGCGATGGCGACCGCGCTGGTCTCCATCATCCCGGACGCGCTGTCGGCCTACTTGCCGCTCTTGGTGGCGATTACCAGCATGCCGCTCAGTCTGGTATTTACGCCCGACGCTTATTACTTTGGCGTGCTGCCAATCCTCAGTGAAACAGCCGCCAATTTTGGCATTGACCCGTTGATGATCGGACGCGCAGCGATTTTGGGACAGATGACCACCGGATTTCCGCTCAGCCCGCTGACGGCATCCACGTTCATCCTGGTCGGGATGGCGGGCGTGTCGTTGGGCGAACACCAGCGGTTTATCTTCAAATGGGCATTTGGCACGACAATCGTCATGACAATCGTAGCAGTATTGACAGGAGCGATTACACTTTGA